Proteins encoded in a region of the Candidatus Scalindua japonica genome:
- a CDS encoding multiheme c-type cytochrome, with protein MLKKFNTLFIALLVFVAAFCFYANFSSKDADAVEIITHWVPHEVYGMPGDPDNSGKVFFSGLYAKYMGYPKGAPPYPGKYSRFWRTLPAYRYYIPDYMYNRDEVRPSNPIKGQFRLKECLGCHSVVTPGIVRDYEKSAHAKAEPSPTGCDTCHGNNHQKLLMPSSKACGVSDCHEEQYIQNSQGGIGSHASCSSFAQIECAWSIERPPGDTAGCTFCHTSSEERCSTCHQRHQFNPVVARKSEQCKTCHWGKDHRDWEAYDISIHGVVWQTNKWDPTQFDLTKKLSDADYVGPTCQYCHLRGGHHNVQRLSTVYTSMGMSNADRGAPLWKEKRDTWVSVCDDCHSPRFARENLQAMDEACKDAGLKYTETFKVAENLMLDGMGEPMPKDLAPDWSGQHIWSLKIGAYHDGPKYGGKKGESGEFRMSNCSDIERVCFESVGYWMTYIFKGTAHGSWNDATYCDGSFGMDRWLVKAKAASEQARRFTALEKKAGINWVPAEFWRKGDYSDQLSGMKIVKEFPGKTIFDLCPEPGWLDTNHAPAAEVEYINRMLDSLGMKAGHHSAHENPGSRSMKKH; from the coding sequence ATGTTAAAGAAATTTAATACATTATTTATTGCATTACTGGTTTTCGTAGCAGCATTCTGTTTTTACGCGAATTTTTCCAGTAAAGACGCTGATGCGGTAGAAATTATCACGCATTGGGTACCGCACGAAGTCTATGGTATGCCTGGAGACCCTGACAACTCTGGAAAGGTTTTCTTTTCAGGTTTGTACGCGAAGTACATGGGATATCCAAAGGGCGCGCCTCCATATCCTGGAAAGTATTCCAGATTCTGGAGAACACTCCCTGCATATCGTTACTACATCCCGGATTATATGTACAACAGGGATGAAGTAAGGCCATCAAACCCAATCAAGGGTCAGTTCAGACTGAAGGAGTGTCTGGGTTGTCATTCAGTAGTCACACCTGGTATCGTAAGAGATTACGAAAAGAGTGCGCATGCGAAAGCAGAACCTAGTCCAACAGGTTGTGATACCTGTCATGGTAACAATCATCAGAAGTTGCTTATGCCAAGTTCAAAGGCTTGTGGCGTTAGTGATTGTCACGAAGAACAGTACATCCAGAATTCACAGGGTGGTATAGGTTCACACGCTTCATGTTCCAGCTTTGCACAGATTGAGTGTGCATGGTCAATCGAAAGACCTCCTGGAGATACTGCGGGATGTACTTTCTGTCACACAAGTTCAGAAGAGCGTTGTAGCACATGTCATCAGAGGCATCAGTTTAATCCGGTAGTTGCCAGAAAGTCAGAACAGTGTAAGACTTGTCACTGGGGAAAAGACCACAGGGACTGGGAAGCATATGACATCTCAATACACGGTGTTGTATGGCAGACCAACAAATGGGATCCTACTCAGTTTGATTTAACCAAGAAGTTGTCTGATGCTGATTACGTTGGGCCGACTTGTCAGTACTGTCATTTAAGAGGCGGTCATCACAACGTACAGAGGCTTTCAACTGTATACACAAGTATGGGTATGTCAAATGCAGACAGGGGTGCGCCTCTCTGGAAAGAAAAGAGAGACACCTGGGTATCAGTATGTGACGACTGTCATTCACCAAGATTTGCAAGGGAGAACTTGCAGGCAATGGACGAAGCTTGTAAGGATGCAGGTCTGAAGTATACAGAAACATTTAAAGTAGCAGAGAATTTGATGCTGGATGGAATGGGCGAACCAATGCCTAAGGATCTGGCACCAGACTGGAGTGGTCAGCACATCTGGAGTTTGAAGATTGGTGCTTATCATGATGGTCCGAAGTATGGTGGTAAGAAGGGTGAGTCAGGTGAGTTCAGAATGTCTAACTGTTCAGACATAGAAAGAGTATGTTTTGAGAGTGTTGGATACTGGATGACTTACATATTCAAAGGAACGGCGCATGGTTCATGGAATGATGCGACATATTGTGATGGATCCTTTGGTATGGACAGATGGTTGGTGAAGGCAAAGGCAGCTTCAGAGCAGGCGAGAAGATTTACTGCATTGGAGAAGAAGGCCGGAATCAACTGGGTACCTGCTGAGTTCTGGAGAAAGGGAGATTACTCAGATCAGTTGTCTGGTATGAAGATTGTTAAGGAGTTCCCAGGCAAGACTATATTTGATCTATGTCCTGAGCCGGGCTGGTTGGATACAAATCATGCACCAGCGGCAGAAGTTGAGTACATCAACAGAATGTTGGATTCATTGGGCATGAAGGCTGGGCATCATTCTGCACATGAGAATCCAGGTTCAAGATCTATGAAAAAACATTAA
- a CDS encoding DUF169 domain-containing protein, producing MTTINQLYSRLIDAMGVENLEIPMTAVKFYKNEDKIPESAKENQPTISLTSCQATKQASLGDAALLTSDNIGCVAAAITFGLVDKNQTEPLGDSRVYTDIMRDQSGLGDDFKPPSPKDFSEGNVYACKDSGHMDFALFGNEDAGRFKDVETAKKAMKDMMAIQPPTTKAVFLYSRDFDDIDIIPDVIVLSVRSVELTRIIQAYQFNTGERVTASMGGLRVVNSDLIVRPYLTGKINVAPYCLGARLIAEFEADRMGIGMPFSIFEEVVKGMEDSKSGFPFHLYPGVA from the coding sequence ATGACAACCATCAATCAACTCTATTCCAGACTAATTGATGCCATGGGAGTTGAAAATCTGGAGATTCCTATGACAGCTGTCAAGTTCTATAAAAACGAAGACAAAATTCCGGAGTCTGCAAAGGAGAATCAACCAACTATATCATTAACCAGTTGTCAGGCAACAAAACAGGCATCCCTGGGAGATGCGGCCCTGTTAACTTCCGATAATATCGGTTGTGTCGCAGCCGCTATAACATTTGGTCTTGTAGATAAGAACCAGACTGAACCACTTGGTGATTCAAGAGTATATACCGATATCATGCGAGACCAGTCCGGTTTGGGTGACGATTTCAAACCACCATCTCCAAAGGACTTTTCCGAAGGTAATGTTTATGCTTGCAAAGACTCAGGCCATATGGACTTCGCACTTTTCGGCAATGAAGACGCAGGCAGGTTTAAAGACGTAGAAACGGCAAAAAAGGCCATGAAAGACATGATGGCAATTCAACCCCCTACAACAAAAGCCGTCTTTCTCTATTCCAGAGATTTTGATGATATTGATATAATTCCAGATGTGATTGTCTTGAGTGTTCGCTCCGTTGAGCTTACAAGGATTATACAGGCATATCAGTTCAATACCGGAGAACGGGTAACGGCAAGTATGGGAGGGTTGAGAGTTGTTAACTCTGACCTGATCGTGAGACCTTATCTGACTGGAAAAATCAATGTGGCCCCCTATTGCCTTGGTGCCAGGTTGATAGCAGAATTCGAAGCAGACCGAATGGGTATCGGAATGCCATTTTCAATCTTTGAAGAAGTGGTCAAAGGAATGGAAGATTCAAAATCCGGATTCCCATTCCACCTATATCCCGGTGTTGCTTAA
- a CDS encoding tyrosine-type recombinase/integrase has protein sequence MYHLIEAGVDLLEVQKILGHHSILTTPKYTHLTSHTNRNALQLINDLMNGFSIE, from the coding sequence ATTTATCATCTGATTGAGGCGGGTGTTGATCTGCTTGAAGTACAAAAAATTCTCGGCCACCACAGTATTTTAACCACTCCCAAATATACCCACCTGACCTCTCATACAAATCGTAATGCCTTGCAATTAATTAATGATTTGATGAATGGTTTTTCCATAGAATGA
- the folD gene encoding bifunctional methylenetetrahydrofolate dehydrogenase/methenyltetrahydrofolate cyclohydrolase FolD — MTATLIKGTEIREQILEEITAEVAEIKEKHGVVPGLVTILIGENPASMSYVTLKIKTAHRVGFKEVQDTQPVDISEEDLLALIDKYNNDDTINGILVQLPIPDHIDEKKVLNAIDPDKDVDGFHPVNVGRLMIGGSELKFPPCTPAGIQEMIVRAGVETNGAEVVVVGRSNIVGKPIANMLLQKGKGANSTVTIVHTGTKNMDEHCKRADILIVAAGVPGLVKPDWIKPGACVIDVGVNRVGEKPSKKDPNKMVAVLQGDVDFDKAKEIAGSITPVPGGVGPMTITMLMRNTLRSLKFKLGIQ; from the coding sequence ATGACTGCAACGCTAATTAAAGGTACTGAAATTCGGGAACAGATACTGGAAGAGATCACTGCTGAGGTAGCAGAAATAAAAGAAAAACACGGAGTTGTACCAGGCCTTGTAACTATCCTGATCGGCGAAAATCCTGCTTCCATGTCGTATGTAACACTTAAAATCAAAACTGCTCACAGGGTTGGATTTAAAGAAGTACAGGATACCCAACCGGTTGATATTTCAGAAGAGGATCTGCTGGCACTTATTGATAAATATAATAATGATGATACCATTAACGGTATTCTTGTACAGCTTCCCATTCCGGACCACATAGATGAAAAGAAAGTTTTAAATGCCATTGATCCCGATAAGGATGTTGATGGCTTCCATCCGGTAAATGTTGGTCGACTCATGATAGGCGGAAGCGAGCTTAAGTTCCCACCCTGCACACCTGCAGGTATTCAGGAAATGATAGTACGTGCAGGAGTTGAAACGAATGGGGCAGAAGTTGTTGTTGTTGGCCGTTCAAATATTGTCGGGAAACCTATCGCCAATATGTTGCTCCAGAAAGGAAAGGGCGCTAATTCTACAGTAACAATCGTTCATACAGGAACAAAAAATATGGACGAACACTGCAAACGCGCAGACATTTTGATAGTAGCTGCCGGTGTGCCCGGTTTAGTAAAACCTGACTGGATCAAACCTGGCGCGTGTGTAATTGACGTCGGAGTTAACAGGGTAGGAGAAAAACCCAGCAAGAAAGACCCGAATAAGATGGTTGCCGTTTTACAGGGTGATGTTGACTTTGATAAAGCAAAAGAGATAGCAGGCAGTATTACACCGGTACCCGGAGGTGTTGGACCGATGACAATTACCATGCTTATGAGGAATACCCTCAGATCTCTTAAATTCAAATTGGGCATACAATAG
- a CDS encoding Hsp70 family protein has protein sequence MSSLKDTKYIIGIDLGTTHCVLSYTEVQTNEDGEVPRINIFEILQTIAQGEIKAQPLLPSFLFLPGEHDVPEGSLAVPWDPDIDFTVGDFARQRGAEIPNRLVSSSKSWLCHSSIDRTKPILPWESPSETRRVSPVEASGRLLKHLREAWNHEMASGNPEAKLEDQEIYLTVPASFDAVARELTVKAAESAGLSNMTLLEEPQAAFYAWIESQRNWRKIVKAGESILVCDIGGGTTDLSLIQVADEDGSLALKRVAVGKHILLGGDNMDLTLAYAIQAKLAQKGTKLDAWQFRGLVHSCRAAKEQLLNNPDRKEESISILGRGSSLIKSTIRTELTRAEIETVLLDGFIPMCSSTDYPQEKSKVGIREMGLPYESDPAISRHLASFLAQQVGGADKDSEVPYPSSVLFNGGVMKSDLMKQRILDVLNRWSGVENEMRELPSSDLDLSVARGAAYYGHAIRGRGFRIRGGTAHSYYIGIESSMPSVPGIPTPMKALCVVPFGQEEGTELDIRQREFGLVVGEPVVFHLFASNLRKKEEAGEVIEDWSGEIEEISTMDTELTSTGGDEGGKVIPVWLQIKLTEIGTLELWCVSSEDEDRRWKLEFNLRESDEKRE, from the coding sequence ATGAGTTCATTGAAAGATACTAAATATATTATAGGTATAGATTTGGGCACGACTCACTGTGTTCTCTCCTATACAGAGGTACAGACGAATGAAGATGGTGAAGTGCCGCGTATTAATATTTTTGAAATATTACAAACAATTGCACAGGGAGAGATCAAGGCACAACCTCTCCTGCCGTCCTTCTTGTTCCTGCCAGGTGAACACGATGTACCGGAGGGAAGCCTGGCTGTTCCATGGGACCCTGATATAGATTTTACTGTTGGTGACTTCGCGCGTCAACGGGGTGCCGAGATTCCAAATCGACTGGTCTCTTCAAGTAAATCATGGCTTTGCCATAGCAGTATAGATCGGACCAAACCAATTCTTCCATGGGAGAGTCCTTCAGAAACACGCCGCGTTTCTCCGGTAGAGGCATCGGGTCGTTTACTGAAGCATTTGCGAGAAGCATGGAACCATGAGATGGCGTCAGGAAATCCCGAGGCAAAGCTGGAAGACCAGGAAATATACCTCACTGTTCCGGCTTCATTTGACGCTGTTGCACGGGAATTGACTGTTAAGGCGGCGGAGTCTGCCGGGCTGTCAAATATGACGTTACTGGAAGAACCGCAGGCCGCCTTCTATGCCTGGATTGAATCACAGAGAAACTGGCGCAAAATTGTTAAAGCGGGAGAATCTATTCTGGTATGTGACATCGGAGGAGGGACTACTGATTTAAGCCTGATTCAGGTTGCCGATGAAGATGGCAGTTTAGCACTCAAGCGTGTAGCAGTAGGTAAGCATATCCTGCTCGGTGGTGATAATATGGATTTAACCCTGGCGTATGCAATCCAGGCAAAATTAGCACAAAAGGGTACAAAATTGGACGCCTGGCAGTTTCGTGGGCTTGTACACAGTTGCAGGGCCGCGAAAGAGCAGCTACTGAATAATCCGGACAGAAAAGAAGAATCCATCTCAATATTAGGCCGAGGGTCCTCACTGATAAAAAGTACAATTCGTACTGAACTGACACGGGCTGAGATAGAAACTGTTCTTTTAGACGGATTCATACCTATGTGCAGCAGTACTGATTATCCTCAGGAAAAGAGCAAGGTGGGTATAAGGGAGATGGGACTGCCTTATGAATCTGATCCTGCTATCAGCAGGCATCTGGCATCATTCCTCGCGCAGCAGGTCGGTGGTGCTGACAAAGACTCTGAAGTACCTTACCCTTCATCCGTTCTCTTTAATGGCGGTGTAATGAAATCAGATTTAATGAAACAGCGAATACTGGATGTTCTGAATAGGTGGAGTGGGGTAGAAAATGAGATGCGAGAACTGCCTTCATCAGATTTGGACCTGTCAGTTGCCCGTGGCGCTGCCTACTATGGACATGCCATACGCGGAAGGGGGTTTCGGATCAGGGGGGGTACCGCACACTCGTATTACATAGGTATCGAAAGCTCAATGCCTTCCGTTCCCGGCATTCCTACCCCGATGAAGGCCCTTTGTGTGGTTCCCTTCGGGCAGGAGGAGGGGACTGAATTAGATATACGTCAACGTGAATTTGGTCTTGTCGTCGGTGAACCCGTAGTTTTTCACCTTTTTGCTTCAAACCTCAGAAAGAAAGAAGAGGCCGGAGAAGTGATAGAGGATTGGAGTGGTGAGATAGAAGAGATCAGCACAATGGATACAGAACTTACTTCAACCGGAGGGGATGAGGGAGGAAAAGTAATTCCTGTATGGTTACAGATAAAGCTGACTGAGATAGGCACTCTCGAATTGTGGTGCGTCTCCAGTGAAGACGAAGATAGACGTTGGAAGCTCGAATTTAACCTTCGTGAAAGTGATGAAAAGAGGGAATAG
- a CDS encoding LptF/LptG family permease yields MLFKIDKYIIKAFVPSFIICMFAICGIYIVVDAIQKIDDFIEMGAKAFTMASHYYGLMVPVFIAQLFPAITLIAVSLVLVRFVKNNEILAMQVAGINLYRIMLPVFVVSIFLSFLAVINQELLIPKLAEELEKVEQTTFEEKEKNNILIEDEESHMLFRIWTLNTAEETLKSLYVIGKYDNGRKKFTISAEQGKWTDDKNWLLFNVVKHNYDESGNWVAPALQMDNYRLETAMSPTRLSKVDINAALKSFKELKELRSKEPENPRFSVMFHSRVAYPLTNFILLFLGIPVVIGFERMSKNIFLRVGISILICCAFFVLSYICANLGNMGILQPILAAWLPVIIFGCLGLILFDGMRI; encoded by the coding sequence ATGCTTTTCAAGATTGATAAATACATTATTAAAGCATTCGTTCCCTCTTTTATCATATGCATGTTTGCTATTTGTGGTATTTATATTGTTGTTGACGCAATTCAAAAGATTGACGATTTTATAGAAATGGGCGCTAAGGCATTTACTATGGCTTCGCATTACTACGGGCTCATGGTGCCGGTGTTTATCGCGCAGCTTTTTCCGGCGATAACTCTCATTGCCGTGAGCCTTGTACTGGTAAGATTTGTAAAAAATAATGAGATATTAGCTATGCAGGTTGCCGGGATTAACCTGTATAGAATTATGCTTCCTGTATTTGTTGTATCAATATTCCTGTCCTTTCTGGCAGTCATAAATCAGGAACTGCTTATTCCAAAGCTTGCAGAGGAACTTGAAAAAGTAGAGCAGACAACATTTGAAGAGAAGGAAAAGAATAATATTCTCATTGAAGATGAAGAAAGTCATATGCTCTTCAGAATTTGGACACTTAATACGGCAGAAGAGACTTTAAAATCCTTATATGTAATCGGGAAATATGATAATGGCAGAAAAAAGTTTACCATCAGCGCTGAACAAGGTAAATGGACTGATGATAAGAACTGGTTGTTATTTAATGTTGTTAAGCACAATTATGATGAAAGCGGTAATTGGGTTGCGCCGGCATTGCAAATGGATAATTATAGACTGGAAACGGCAATGTCACCCACGCGACTGAGCAAGGTAGATATTAATGCGGCATTGAAAAGTTTTAAAGAATTAAAAGAATTACGAAGTAAGGAGCCTGAAAACCCCAGGTTCAGTGTCATGTTTCACTCAAGGGTGGCCTATCCTCTTACTAATTTTATTCTACTCTTTCTGGGTATCCCTGTAGTTATTGGTTTTGAAAGAATGAGTAAAAATATATTTTTGAGGGTTGGAATAAGCATCCTTATCTGTTGCGCGTTTTTTGTATTATCATATATCTGTGCCAATCTGGGTAACATGGGGATTCTGCAACCAATTCTGGCGGCCTGGCTGCCTGTAATTATTTTTGGTTGCCTTGGGTTAATACTTTTTGATGGCATGCGTATTTAA
- the folK gene encoding 2-amino-4-hydroxy-6-hydroxymethyldihydropteridine diphosphokinase — translation MTKVYVGLGSNLGNRKENIIRAIDRIDTCEEFSVKERSGFYDTAPFGGPPQPDYVNCVIGLETEVGPQALLKEFKKIEVELGRKPGLRWGPRMVDLDILLYGDKIVKEHNLKIPHERMYERVFVLEPLCEISPDIKHPVSGISLSELLDKLKQEQHENL, via the coding sequence ATGACAAAGGTATACGTGGGCCTCGGTTCAAACCTTGGTAATAGAAAAGAGAATATAATCAGAGCTATCGATAGAATTGATACCTGTGAGGAGTTCAGTGTCAAAGAGAGGTCCGGTTTTTACGATACTGCACCATTTGGTGGTCCGCCACAACCTGATTATGTTAATTGTGTTATTGGATTGGAGACAGAGGTTGGACCGCAAGCACTCCTGAAAGAGTTTAAGAAGATTGAGGTAGAACTGGGGAGAAAGCCAGGTTTAAGGTGGGGTCCGAGGATGGTAGACCTTGATATATTGTTATATGGGGATAAAATTGTGAAGGAACATAATTTGAAGATTCCTCATGAACGCATGTATGAACGTGTTTTTGTGTTAGAACCGCTATGTGAAATATCGCCTGATATTAAACATCCTGTCTCAGGTATAAGTCTTTCTGAACTGTTGGATAAGTTAAAACAAGAGCAACATGAGAATCTATAA
- a CDS encoding DUF2760 domain-containing protein codes for MNKSLTIRSLIIIFPCNAFLIAFYFLLFSSFAKETQQWVVPSNLYQSLIHFLRNSETGYIPVLLGTGAGLTILSWYLVSLFGSRLVQRDQRIGLAEAMPKVSKKEKKGSLSDNLSAKNLQNASLQTLVVLQRKGRLIDFLQENLSEYDDTQIGAAVRSIHSGCKETLSKYIDIKPIFKDEEGNEVTVDRGFDSRAIQLTGNVKGNPPFKGILRHRGWRAVKVQIPQLTSQEEGNNVLAPAEIEIL; via the coding sequence ATGAATAAATCTTTAACAATTCGATCGCTGATTATTATTTTCCCCTGTAACGCTTTTTTGATCGCCTTTTATTTTCTGCTATTTAGTAGTTTTGCTAAGGAAACCCAGCAATGGGTCGTTCCTTCTAACTTGTATCAGAGCTTAATACATTTTCTGCGTAATTCCGAAACAGGATATATTCCTGTCCTGTTAGGCACCGGAGCGGGATTGACTATTCTTTCATGGTATTTGGTAAGCCTTTTTGGAAGTCGACTTGTGCAAAGAGATCAAAGAATTGGTCTGGCGGAAGCAATGCCGAAAGTTTCAAAGAAGGAGAAGAAGGGTTCTTTGTCTGATAACCTGTCTGCCAAAAACTTACAGAACGCGAGCCTGCAGACATTGGTTGTATTACAAAGAAAGGGAAGACTGATTGATTTTCTACAAGAAAATTTAAGCGAATATGATGACACCCAGATAGGGGCGGCAGTGAGGAGTATTCATTCGGGATGTAAGGAGACTTTATCGAAATATATTGATATAAAACCAATATTCAAAGATGAAGAGGGTAATGAAGTGACTGTAGACCGGGGTTTTGATTCAAGAGCAATACAGTTAACCGGAAACGTAAAGGGTAACCCTCCTTTTAAGGGGATTCTAAGACACCGTGGCTGGCGTGCAGTGAAGGTGCAGATACCACAACTTACATCTCAAGAAGAAGGAAACAACGTACTTGCGCCTGCTGAAATAGAGATTCTATAA
- a CDS encoding TusE/DsrC/DsvC family sulfur relay protein, whose translation MNNLVKTLINRMSKISGTTLTDRHMNILNFAYDYYEKNRVGPLYQKIKKNTGATKEAIEELFPHGLASVYTWVGIPIQTGRDLCKPMATVNVENFREVYLDNNATTFIRDEVRKNLVEYYSGSSGFGNPSSSTNPGILSYDIIRNSRIQISDCLKVNPEEIIFTGSGSEANNAAIKGIAFKHLDNKGHIISSKVEHPAVLKTLEYLEDLGFSVTYLNVSKDGRVTAQSVKNNLRTDTILVSIMAINNEIGVINPISEIGKSCKEAGVPFMVDAIQGFGKITLLPKKMGLSLMTMSGHKIYAPKGVGALYVSKEISVVPLIHGGAQEYGLRAGTENVGAIMAFGQAARLACSEMEKENRRLLELRNYFLEGLRKIEPGIIVNGSLEHRTANNLNIGFPDVDSGSLLLSLNQIGVYVSSGSACSAGSTDASYTIKALGVDTDRYGIIRFSFGLSSTKEDVEYMFEYLPSILKQLKAESAGE comes from the coding sequence ATGAATAATCTCGTAAAAACTCTCATAAACCGAATGTCAAAAATATCCGGTACAACTTTGACAGACAGGCACATGAACATCCTGAACTTTGCATATGATTACTATGAAAAAAACAGGGTCGGCCCTTTATATCAGAAAATTAAGAAGAATACGGGAGCTACTAAAGAGGCTATTGAGGAACTCTTTCCACACGGTCTCGCATCGGTTTATACCTGGGTTGGGATACCTATTCAGACGGGGAGAGACCTGTGTAAACCCATGGCTACCGTTAATGTGGAAAATTTCAGGGAAGTCTACCTGGATAATAACGCCACAACCTTTATACGTGATGAAGTAAGAAAGAACCTGGTGGAATATTACAGCGGTTCTTCCGGTTTTGGAAACCCGAGCAGCAGCACAAATCCCGGTATCTTATCCTATGACATAATCCGAAATTCCCGCATACAAATCTCTGATTGCCTTAAGGTAAACCCTGAAGAAATAATTTTTACGGGTTCCGGTTCAGAGGCTAACAATGCGGCCATTAAGGGAATCGCCTTTAAACATCTTGATAATAAAGGACATATTATCAGTAGCAAGGTAGAGCATCCTGCAGTATTAAAGACTTTGGAATATCTTGAAGACCTGGGTTTTTCGGTAACATATCTGAATGTATCTAAGGATGGACGTGTCACGGCCCAATCCGTAAAAAATAATCTGAGAACAGATACCATCCTTGTATCAATAATGGCAATAAATAATGAGATTGGAGTCATAAACCCGATCAGTGAAATTGGAAAATCCTGCAAAGAAGCGGGTGTCCCGTTCATGGTAGACGCCATACAAGGATTTGGGAAGATAACGCTCCTTCCAAAGAAAATGGGGTTATCATTAATGACTATGTCCGGCCACAAAATCTATGCTCCAAAAGGGGTTGGAGCTTTATATGTAAGTAAAGAAATATCAGTTGTGCCACTTATTCATGGTGGAGCGCAGGAATACGGATTACGAGCAGGGACAGAAAATGTAGGAGCAATAATGGCTTTTGGCCAGGCAGCCAGACTGGCCTGCTCTGAAATGGAAAAGGAAAATAGACGCTTACTTGAACTGAGGAACTATTTTCTAGAAGGACTTCGAAAAATTGAACCCGGAATAATTGTAAACGGTTCACTGGAACACCGAACAGCTAATAATCTTAACATAGGCTTCCCGGATGTCGACAGTGGGTCTCTTCTCCTAAGCCTGAATCAAATCGGAGTGTATGTTTCATCCGGCTCCGCCTGTAGTGCGGGCAGTACAGACGCGTCATATACCATTAAGGCACTGGGTGTCGATACCGATCGTTACGGTATTATCCGTTTCAGTTTTGGTCTTTCAAGCACTAAAGAAGATGTGGAATACATGTTCGAATACCTCCCCTCGATCCTTAAACAACTTAAGGCTGAATCTGCCGGAGAGTAA